The following are encoded together in the Gemmatimonadaceae bacterium genome:
- a CDS encoding DUF1611 domain-containing protein — MTRRFLILAEGSFGPQSSKTANACIRYAPSDVVAVLDSTRVGQTAQQVLGFGGNIPVVASFADALPHGPNALLIGIAPAGGQFPAAWRAIVCEALRAGHDVWSGLHTMLGDDAEFAALASVSGATIHDLRRAPSDLDIAYGVLRDSRATIVLTVGTDCNIGKMTAQLQVRDAVRQLGHRVNFGATGQTGILVEGRGIAVDAVVADFIAGAAERLTVEAAADADIVLVEGQGSLIHPAYSGVTLGLMHGSMPHAMVLCAQPSRTTVNGNPWLVIPPLVDFIRLYEAAMEFVRPSPVIAIALNTFDLTEDAARAVVARVRAETGLPTTDPVRYDPAPIANAIAEFHRRRTD, encoded by the coding sequence GTGACGCGGCGCTTTCTCATTCTGGCCGAGGGCAGCTTCGGCCCGCAGTCGTCGAAAACCGCCAACGCGTGCATTCGCTACGCCCCATCGGACGTGGTGGCGGTTCTCGACAGCACACGCGTTGGACAGACGGCGCAGCAGGTGTTGGGATTTGGCGGCAACATTCCGGTGGTGGCGTCGTTTGCGGACGCGTTGCCGCACGGGCCCAACGCGCTGCTCATTGGGATCGCACCGGCGGGTGGACAATTCCCCGCCGCCTGGCGCGCCATTGTCTGTGAGGCATTGCGCGCCGGTCACGATGTGTGGAGTGGGTTGCACACCATGCTGGGCGACGACGCGGAGTTTGCGGCGCTGGCCTCGGTGTCTGGTGCGACCATTCACGACCTCCGTCGCGCACCGTCCGATCTGGACATCGCATATGGTGTGCTTCGCGATTCACGCGCGACTATCGTGCTTACGGTGGGCACCGACTGCAACATCGGCAAGATGACCGCGCAGCTCCAGGTGCGTGATGCGGTGCGGCAACTGGGGCACCGGGTGAACTTCGGTGCGACCGGACAGACGGGCATTCTGGTGGAAGGGCGCGGGATTGCGGTGGATGCCGTGGTGGCGGACTTCATTGCCGGCGCCGCCGAACGATTGACGGTGGAGGCGGCCGCGGACGCCGACATTGTGTTGGTGGAAGGGCAGGGGTCGCTTATCCATCCCGCGTATTCGGGTGTCACGCTGGGGCTCATGCATGGATCGATGCCGCACGCGATGGTGTTGTGCGCACAACCATCGCGTACCACGGTGAATGGCAATCCGTGGCTGGTGATTCCCCCGCTGGTTGACTTCATCCGGCTGTACGAGGCGGCGATGGAATTTGTGCGACCGTCACCCGTGATTGCGATTGCGCTGAACACGTTTGATTTGACGGAGGATGCGGCGCGGGCGGTGGTTGCGCGTGTGCGTGCGGAGACCGGGTTGCCGACGACGGATCCGGTGCGGTACGATCCGG
- a CDS encoding PspA/IM30 family protein codes for MGIFDRLSSLIKSNLNDLISSAENPEKMLNQIIVDMRNQLAKAKQQVAASIADEKRLKDQADAEFRLADDWDKRAMLAVNEGRDDLAKQALLRGQEHLEHGQALATTWETHKMEAEKLKQSLRDLNDKIEEAKRKKNLLLARQRRAEAQARISQTMSGMSDNSAFDAFARMEEKITTNERQLQAAQEIDEEFSGDRLAGEFKQLERSAGGANADSQLLLLKQRMGMLSAGAPTVARQLAAGTVEAAPAAPVAPAAQLAAGEVVKTAEADLIAEIEGLREPKPRS; via the coding sequence ATGGGCATTTTCGATCGCCTCTCGTCGCTGATCAAGTCGAATCTGAACGACCTCATCTCGTCGGCGGAAAATCCCGAGAAGATGTTGAATCAGATCATCGTCGACATGCGCAACCAGCTGGCGAAGGCCAAGCAGCAGGTCGCCGCCTCCATCGCCGATGAAAAGCGCCTCAAGGATCAGGCCGACGCCGAGTTCCGTCTGGCGGATGATTGGGACAAGCGCGCCATGCTGGCCGTCAACGAGGGTCGTGATGACCTGGCCAAGCAGGCACTGCTGCGCGGGCAGGAGCATCTCGAGCACGGGCAGGCGCTGGCCACGACGTGGGAAACGCACAAGATGGAAGCTGAAAAGCTGAAGCAGTCGCTTCGCGATCTCAACGACAAGATTGAGGAAGCCAAGCGGAAGAAGAACTTGCTGCTTGCTCGTCAGCGTCGGGCCGAGGCGCAGGCGCGTATCTCGCAGACGATGTCGGGCATGTCCGACAACTCGGCGTTCGATGCGTTCGCGCGCATGGAAGAGAAGATCACCACCAACGAACGGCAGTTGCAGGCGGCGCAGGAAATCGACGAGGAGTTCAGCGGCGATCGCCTGGCCGGCGAGTTCAAGCAACTGGAGCGTTCGGCGGGCGGTGCCAATGCCGATTCGCAGTTGCTGCTGCTCAAGCAGCGCATGGGCATGCTCTCCGCCGGTGCTCCAACGGTGGCCAGGCAGTTGGCCGCCGGTACGGTGGAAGCGGCACCCGCCGCCCCAGTGGCGCCAGCCGCGCAGTTGGCGGCGGGCGAAGTGGTGAAGACGGCCGAAGCCGACCTCATCGCCGAGATTGAAGGACTGCGGGAGCCGAAGCCGAGGTCGTGA
- the sdaAA gene encoding L-serine ammonia-lyase, iron-sulfur-dependent, subunit alpha, which yields MYKSLADAIRDAEARGVSLSTVALDAEAKDQGRPVSEIRDALRRALVVMRGAVERGMVGDLMSSSGLVGGDAAKLRTGPAGPLAGTPFRDVLARALAVQEVNAAMGVIVAAPTAGGAGVLPAVLTGLAAARSIDDERVIDALATAGLIGAVVAERASLSGAEGGCQAETGAAAGMAAGAAVEMLGGSPRQAGHATALAQQGTLGLVCDPLGGLVELPCVFRNATGAAIALAAIEMAMAGIEFAIPADEVIDTMGQIGAEMDVRYRETAGGGLAATPTGRRLAKERLYALKRSGG from the coding sequence ATGTACAAGAGTCTGGCCGATGCCATTCGCGACGCCGAGGCGCGCGGCGTCAGTTTGTCCACCGTGGCGCTCGATGCCGAAGCCAAAGATCAAGGCCGACCGGTGTCCGAAATTCGCGATGCCCTGCGTCGCGCACTGGTCGTGATGCGTGGGGCCGTGGAGCGCGGCATGGTGGGGGATCTCATGTCGTCATCGGGACTGGTGGGTGGCGATGCGGCCAAGTTGCGTACCGGTCCGGCCGGTCCGCTGGCGGGCACGCCGTTTCGCGATGTGCTGGCGAGGGCGCTGGCCGTGCAGGAAGTGAATGCCGCCATGGGTGTCATCGTCGCCGCGCCAACGGCCGGCGGTGCCGGCGTGTTGCCCGCCGTGCTCACCGGGCTGGCCGCCGCGCGCAGCATCGACGATGAACGTGTGATCGACGCACTCGCGACGGCGGGTTTGATCGGGGCGGTCGTCGCCGAGCGTGCCTCGCTGTCAGGCGCCGAGGGGGGGTGTCAGGCCGAAACCGGCGCAGCCGCTGGTATGGCCGCTGGTGCCGCTGTCGAGATGCTGGGCGGTTCACCGCGACAGGCGGGTCATGCTACGGCGCTTGCCCAACAAGGCACATTGGGCTTGGTGTGCGATCCGCTGGGCGGGCTGGTCGAGTTGCCCTGTGTATTTCGCAATGCCACCGGTGCCGCCATTGCGCTGGCCGCCATTGAGATGGCGATGGCCGGTATCGAATTTGCCATTCCGGCCGACGAAGTCATTGACACCATGGGACAGATCGGTGCCGAGATGGATGTGCGCTATCGCGAGACCGCCGGCGGGGGATTGGCGGCGACGCCAACCGGTCGGCGTCTGGCCAAGGAACGACTGTACGCATTGAAGCGATCCGGTGGCTGA
- a CDS encoding ACT domain-containing protein, with amino-acid sequence MVTEIDGYPVEVSGNLHTIVLVAEDTKGSVARIAGLLSDADLNIATLKLTRKERGGDAFMVIEVDHEPEESVRDAIRSLPWVRWAFRLDKVSA; translated from the coding sequence ATGGTGACGGAGATTGACGGCTATCCCGTGGAAGTCTCGGGCAATCTGCACACCATCGTGCTGGTGGCCGAAGACACGAAGGGGTCCGTGGCGCGCATCGCGGGTTTGTTGTCCGATGCCGATCTGAACATCGCCACGCTCAAACTCACGCGAAAGGAACGGGGCGGCGACGCGTTCATGGTGATCGAAGTGGATCACGAACCGGAGGAGTCGGTGCGCGATGCGATTCGCAGTCTGCCGTGGGTGCGCTGGGCGTTCCGACTGGACAAGGTGAGCGCCTGA
- a CDS encoding DUF4281 domain-containing protein, which yields MPTADALFALANPLVLPGWLLLIVAPRWKWSVPVVRALLVPLLAIGYSALIVARFGATDGGFGSLAQVQLLFADPYTLVAGWVHYLAFDLFIGSWIVEDALSRQVPAWLRIGVLPFTFMFGPMGLLLYLAGRTAFDRRTTP from the coding sequence ATGCCCACCGCCGACGCGCTCTTTGCTCTCGCCAATCCACTGGTCTTGCCGGGTTGGCTTCTCCTGATCGTTGCACCGCGCTGGAAGTGGTCCGTGCCCGTGGTGCGCGCGCTGCTGGTTCCGCTGCTCGCGATTGGCTATTCGGCGTTGATCGTCGCACGATTCGGTGCAACCGACGGCGGCTTCGGATCGCTGGCCCAGGTGCAGCTGCTGTTTGCCGACCCGTACACGCTGGTGGCTGGCTGGGTGCATTATCTCGCCTTCGACCTGTTCATCGGATCGTGGATCGTAGAGGACGCATTGTCCCGACAGGTGCCAGCGTGGCTCCGCATTGGGGTGCTGCCCTTCACCTTCATGTTCGGACCTATGGGCCTGTTGCTGTACCTCGCCGGCCGCACGGCATTTGATCGCCGGACGACTCCGTGA
- the uvrA gene encoding excinuclease ABC subunit UvrA, translating to MPASALVVRGAREHNLRNISVTIPRDKLTVVTGLSGSGKSSLAFDTIYAEGQRRYVESLSAYARQFLGLMEKPDVDAIEGLSPAISIEQKSAGHNPRSTVGTVTEIYDYLRLLYARAGTPHCPNCGRAVQRQSPTQIAEQILAWPDGTRLEIRAPLVQGRKGEFRDLFEDARKQGFVRAVVDGELVELADPPKLNRRLNHSISIVVDRLSVRLDDRGRLTDSLETALRLAEGLAEVVRFDGAQPTTEMFSERYGCPTCGISMPELEPRNFSFNSPFGACEQCSGLGTTRTVSEELILGERNQSILQGVILPWGEPDGYLRKVILPGLAKMLGFDLTMPWSKIPATVRQQLLHGVSASTPTVKKTAKKSTGTARKSAAKSSASESAWEGIMAHIQRRYDETSADSVRTDLESYMVAAACPACHGRRLRPASLAVTVHGRNIGDVVELSVLDSLAFFEDVPLRTPGHPGLEVGVAGPILKEVRERLRFLVDVGLDYLTLNRSAESLSGGEAQRIRLATQIGSRLVGVLYILDEPSIGLHQRDNGRLLATLKQLRDLGNTVIVVEHDEETIREADHIIDLGPGAGKHGGEVLASGSLEDILRTDASITGAYLRGTRSIPVPRTRRPADPARSLIVQGARAHNLRDVTAEFPLGLFVAVTGVSGSGKSTLVTDILQRALSRHFYRARVIPGTHDGIRGLEHIDKVIDIDQSPIGRTPRSNPATYTGVFTPVRELFAELPESKIRGYGPGRFSFNVKGGRCESCQGDGLVKIEMHFLPDVFVPCDVCKGKRFNRETMEVRFRGMSIAEVLDLTVEEGCTVFENQPRIAQKLETLRDVGLGYIHLGQSATTLSGGEAQRVKLATELAKRDTGRTLYILDEPTTGLHFEDVRVLLEVLHKLVDRGNTVLVIEHNLDVIKTADWVIDLGPEGGVRGGSVVAAGTPEQVARVKESHTGFYLRSMLRAGREKTGD from the coding sequence ATGCCGGCCAGTGCCTTGGTTGTGCGCGGCGCCCGGGAGCACAATCTCCGGAACATCAGTGTCACGATTCCCCGCGACAAACTGACCGTCGTCACCGGTCTCTCGGGATCGGGCAAGTCGTCGCTCGCGTTTGACACGATTTATGCGGAAGGGCAGCGACGTTATGTGGAATCGCTGTCGGCCTACGCGCGGCAGTTCCTCGGGCTGATGGAGAAGCCCGATGTGGATGCCATCGAGGGGCTGTCGCCCGCCATCTCCATCGAGCAGAAATCCGCCGGACACAATCCGCGATCGACCGTTGGGACGGTGACGGAGATCTACGATTACCTGCGTCTGCTGTACGCGCGGGCGGGCACACCGCATTGCCCCAATTGCGGGCGCGCGGTTCAACGGCAGAGCCCGACCCAGATCGCTGAGCAGATTCTGGCGTGGCCCGACGGCACGCGTCTGGAGATTCGCGCGCCGCTGGTGCAGGGACGCAAAGGCGAATTCCGGGACCTGTTTGAAGACGCGCGCAAGCAGGGCTTTGTGCGTGCGGTGGTCGACGGGGAACTCGTGGAGTTGGCTGATCCGCCCAAGCTGAATCGGCGACTGAATCACTCGATTTCCATTGTGGTCGACCGGCTGTCTGTGCGTCTCGACGATCGTGGGCGTCTCACCGATTCACTGGAGACCGCGTTGCGACTGGCGGAGGGCCTTGCCGAAGTCGTGCGATTTGATGGGGCACAGCCGACCACCGAGATGTTTTCGGAACGGTATGGTTGCCCCACCTGCGGTATCTCGATGCCGGAGCTCGAACCGCGCAACTTCTCGTTCAATTCGCCGTTCGGCGCGTGCGAGCAGTGCAGTGGTCTGGGCACCACGCGCACGGTCAGCGAGGAGCTCATCCTTGGCGAGCGGAACCAGTCCATCCTGCAGGGCGTGATTCTGCCGTGGGGCGAGCCTGACGGCTATCTGCGCAAGGTCATCCTGCCGGGGCTGGCCAAGATGCTGGGCTTCGATCTCACCATGCCGTGGAGCAAGATCCCCGCCACCGTGCGACAGCAGCTGCTGCACGGGGTCAGCGCGTCGACGCCGACGGTGAAGAAGACGGCAAAGAAATCGACGGGGACTGCCCGGAAGTCGGCTGCGAAGTCGTCGGCGTCCGAGAGTGCGTGGGAAGGTATCATGGCGCACATTCAGCGCCGATACGACGAAACGAGCGCGGATTCCGTGCGCACCGATCTCGAATCGTACATGGTCGCGGCGGCGTGCCCGGCATGCCACGGCCGTCGCCTGCGTCCCGCATCACTGGCCGTCACCGTTCACGGACGCAACATCGGTGATGTGGTCGAACTCAGTGTGCTGGACTCGCTGGCGTTCTTCGAGGACGTGCCGCTGCGGACGCCCGGGCATCCGGGTTTGGAAGTGGGCGTGGCCGGACCAATCCTCAAGGAGGTGCGCGAACGGTTGCGTTTCCTGGTGGATGTGGGCCTCGACTACCTCACGCTCAACCGCAGCGCCGAATCCCTGTCTGGCGGCGAAGCGCAACGCATTCGCCTGGCCACGCAAATCGGGTCACGCCTGGTGGGCGTGTTGTACATCCTCGACGAGCCCAGCATCGGACTGCATCAACGGGACAACGGTCGGTTGCTGGCCACGCTCAAGCAACTGCGTGACCTTGGCAACACCGTCATTGTGGTGGAGCACGATGAGGAAACCATTCGCGAGGCCGATCACATCATCGATCTCGGTCCTGGTGCGGGCAAGCACGGCGGGGAGGTGCTCGCGTCAGGCTCGCTGGAAGACATCCTGCGCACCGACGCCTCGATTACCGGCGCTTATTTGCGTGGCACCCGTTCGATCCCGGTGCCGCGAACGCGACGTCCGGCCGACCCGGCACGGTCCCTGATCGTGCAAGGCGCGCGCGCCCACAACCTGCGCGATGTCACTGCGGAGTTTCCGCTTGGACTGTTTGTAGCGGTAACGGGCGTCTCCGGTTCGGGCAAATCGACGCTCGTGACAGACATTCTGCAGCGCGCGCTGTCCCGGCATTTCTATAGGGCCCGCGTCATTCCCGGGACGCATGACGGGATTCGTGGACTGGAGCACATCGACAAGGTCATTGACATCGATCAAAGTCCCATTGGCCGCACGCCGCGCTCCAATCCGGCCACGTACACGGGCGTGTTCACGCCGGTTCGCGAACTGTTTGCGGAACTGCCCGAGTCGAAGATTCGGGGCTATGGACCCGGACGGTTCTCCTTCAATGTGAAGGGCGGCCGTTGCGAGTCCTGTCAGGGCGATGGACTCGTGAAAATCGAGATGCACTTCCTGCCTGATGTGTTCGTGCCGTGTGATGTCTGCAAAGGCAAGCGATTCAATCGCGAAACCATGGAAGTGCGTTTCCGTGGCATGAGCATCGCCGAGGTACTTGATCTCACCGTGGAGGAGGGTTGCACGGTGTTCGAGAATCAACCGCGCATTGCGCAGAAGTTGGAAACGCTGCGTGATGTGGGACTGGGCTACATCCATCTGGGGCAGAGCGCCACCACCTTGTCGGGCGGCGAAGCGCAGCGCGTGAAACTCGCCACGGAGTTGGCCAAGCGTGATACCGGTCGCACGCTGTACATCCTCGATGAACCCACCACGGGACTGCATTTCGAGGACGTGCGCGTCTTACTGGAAGTACTCCATAAGCTGGTCGATCGCGGGAACACGGTGCTGGTGATCGAGCACAATCTCGATGTGATCAAGACAGCGGACTGGGTGATCGATCTGGGTCCTGAAGGCGGCGTGCGCGGCGGTAGCGTGGTGGCAGCCGGCACGCCGGAGCAGGTGGCGCGCGTGAAGGAGAGTCACACGGGGTTCTACCTTCGCAGCATGTTGCGGGCGGGGCGCGAAAAGACGGGAGACTGA
- a CDS encoding glycosyl hydrolase, producing the protein MLSTGPSAPTPVRPLLSLTIPLVATFSAGLTLAATTPQPPAKSATRPASASQPTLAPITLDSAFKRNFRWRNLGPDRGGRSIATSGVVGQPKVAYFGAVGGGLWKTVDAGDTWMPITDGQITSASVGAIAVSETKPDEIFIGTGETCIRGNIMPGDGVYRSRDAGKTWKHVGFKNVDAISKIRIHPTNPDIVFAAVFGKYSVPSSERGIYKSTDGGTTWKRVLFRDDKTGAIDISIDRANPNVMYAAMWEAYRKEYQMSSGGPGSGLFKSTDGGETWTEITRNKGMPSGLVGRIGVAVTAANSNRVYALVENESGGLFKSDDAGATWSLVNSDRNIRQRAFYYTHVFADQKNADVVYMQNTSMFRSTDAGKTLSNVGNGTHGDFHDLWIDPVDPTHLVVANDGGSSVSMNTGTAWTAQDFPTEQFYHVATTKHIPFHVCGSQQDNSTLCVPSNWNAPTVGFGRGGGGGGGRGAGAGTGAYVDPTSGGMAVAYQAGGGEPGYIAPDPLDPDQFYSGTNNGSYVDKFNRRTGLSREVNPYPWFYSGEPSKEIKERWQWTFPILFSPMDPKMLFVSSQRLWRTLDGGRTWLRLSGDLTRHAPETQEKSGGPITGDMNGPEVYGVIFSVGPAKRDINVIWTGSDDGLVHVTRDGGKVWANVTPKDMPDFGRVSQIDASAFNPGAAYVSVRRPLLDDRAPYIFKTTDYGKTWTKIVNGIRGDAYVHAVREDPTRKGLLYAATQHGVYISYDDGAQWQDLSLNMPDVPVADLVVEANELVIASHGRGFWILDNIGPLRQATPTILAANAHLYTPPATVRSGAGATLVYNFTTAPKRAILEILDSTGTVLRKFEADTLTPAQRAAVPAGGGGRRGSGPSILPIAAGMNRVTWDLRIEAIPSFPGMILWGAGTNGPAVPPGTYTARIVADGATMTAPVVVKRNPRLPDVTDADLRAQYAFGKKVRDKTTEANEAIIAIRRVKSQLEQRLTKSDDAALKSTGATLKTNASGVEENVYQVRNQSGQDPLNFPIKVNNRLANLLSMSERGDGPPGTYMPEIFDILSKEFKGYNDKLQTIWKTDLVAVNKELARLKLPPLDPTCAKTDGCVAVP; encoded by the coding sequence ATGCTGTCCACTGGTCCCTCCGCCCCGACTCCCGTGCGCCCCCTGCTCTCGCTGACGATCCCCCTGGTCGCAACGTTCTCGGCCGGCCTTACGCTGGCCGCAACCACGCCCCAACCGCCTGCGAAATCGGCGACCAGGCCTGCATCGGCCTCGCAGCCGACGCTGGCTCCCATCACCCTCGACTCGGCGTTCAAGCGGAATTTCCGCTGGCGCAATTTGGGCCCCGATCGAGGCGGTCGCTCCATCGCCACCAGCGGCGTGGTGGGCCAGCCCAAGGTGGCGTACTTCGGTGCCGTTGGCGGCGGCCTCTGGAAGACCGTCGATGCCGGCGACACCTGGATGCCCATCACCGACGGTCAGATTACGAGCGCGTCAGTGGGCGCGATCGCGGTGAGCGAGACGAAGCCCGATGAGATCTTCATCGGCACCGGCGAGACCTGCATCCGCGGCAACATCATGCCCGGCGACGGCGTGTATCGCAGCCGCGATGCCGGCAAGACGTGGAAGCACGTGGGCTTCAAGAATGTCGACGCGATCTCCAAGATCCGCATCCACCCCACCAATCCGGACATCGTCTTCGCGGCCGTCTTCGGCAAGTACAGCGTGCCGAGCAGCGAGCGCGGCATCTACAAGAGCACGGACGGCGGCACCACGTGGAAGCGCGTGCTGTTCCGCGACGACAAGACCGGCGCCATCGACATCTCCATCGATCGCGCCAATCCGAATGTGATGTACGCGGCGATGTGGGAGGCGTACCGCAAGGAATACCAGATGTCCAGCGGCGGCCCGGGCAGCGGCCTGTTCAAGAGCACCGACGGCGGCGAAACGTGGACGGAGATCACGCGCAACAAGGGCATGCCGAGCGGATTGGTGGGGCGCATTGGGGTGGCGGTGACGGCGGCCAACTCCAACCGGGTGTACGCCCTTGTGGAGAACGAGAGCGGCGGACTGTTCAAGAGCGATGACGCGGGCGCGACGTGGAGCCTCGTCAACAGCGATCGCAACATCCGCCAGCGCGCCTTCTACTACACGCACGTGTTTGCCGACCAGAAGAACGCCGACGTGGTGTACATGCAGAACACATCCATGTTCCGATCCACGGACGCGGGCAAGACGCTGTCCAACGTGGGCAACGGGACGCATGGCGACTTCCACGATCTGTGGATCGATCCGGTTGACCCGACCCATTTGGTCGTCGCCAACGATGGTGGATCAAGCGTGTCGATGAATACCGGCACGGCGTGGACGGCGCAGGACTTCCCGACGGAACAGTTCTATCACGTCGCGACGACGAAGCACATCCCGTTCCATGTGTGTGGTTCGCAGCAGGACAACAGCACGCTGTGCGTGCCGTCGAACTGGAACGCGCCCACCGTCGGCTTCGGTCGTGGCGGCGGCGGTGGTGGCGGACGTGGCGCGGGTGCCGGCACTGGCGCCTATGTCGATCCGACCTCAGGCGGCATGGCGGTCGCGTATCAGGCCGGCGGCGGTGAGCCCGGTTATATCGCGCCCGATCCGCTGGACCCCGACCAGTTCTACTCGGGCACCAACAACGGCAGCTACGTCGACAAATTCAATCGCCGCACGGGGCTTTCGCGTGAAGTGAACCCGTATCCCTGGTTCTATTCCGGCGAACCCTCCAAGGAAATCAAGGAACGGTGGCAGTGGACGTTCCCGATTCTCTTCTCGCCAATGGATCCGAAGATGTTGTTCGTGTCATCGCAACGCCTGTGGCGCACATTGGATGGCGGGCGCACCTGGCTGCGGCTGAGTGGTGACCTGACGCGCCATGCGCCCGAAACGCAGGAGAAGTCGGGCGGGCCGATTACCGGCGACATGAATGGACCCGAAGTGTACGGCGTGATTTTCTCCGTTGGACCGGCCAAGCGCGACATCAATGTCATCTGGACCGGTTCCGACGATGGGCTGGTGCATGTGACGCGCGATGGCGGCAAGGTGTGGGCGAACGTCACGCCGAAGGACATGCCCGACTTTGGTCGCGTGAGTCAGATCGACGCATCGGCGTTCAATCCGGGCGCGGCCTATGTGTCGGTGCGTCGCCCGCTGCTGGACGATCGCGCCCCGTACATCTTCAAGACCACCGACTACGGGAAAACGTGGACAAAGATCGTGAACGGCATTCGCGGTGACGCGTATGTGCATGCGGTACGCGAAGACCCCACGCGCAAGGGCCTGCTGTACGCGGCGACGCAGCATGGCGTGTACATCTCGTACGACGACGGCGCCCAGTGGCAGGATCTGTCGCTCAACATGCCGGATGTGCCGGTGGCCGATCTGGTGGTGGAAGCGAACGAGCTGGTGATTGCGTCGCACGGCCGAGGCTTCTGGATTCTCGACAACATCGGACCGTTGCGTCAGGCGACGCCGACGATTCTCGCTGCCAATGCGCATCTGTACACGCCGCCGGCGACCGTACGCTCGGGCGCAGGCGCGACGCTGGTCTACAATTTCACCACGGCTCCGAAGCGGGCGATTCTCGAGATACTCGACTCGACCGGCACGGTGTTACGGAAGTTCGAAGCCGATACGCTTACCCCCGCCCAACGGGCGGCGGTGCCAGCGGGCGGCGGCGGGCGGCGTGGTAGTGGTCCGTCAATTCTGCCCATCGCGGCTGGCATGAATCGCGTCACGTGGGATCTGCGCATCGAGGCCATCCCCAGCTTCCCGGGCATGATTCTGTGGGGCGCGGGAACGAACGGTCCCGCCGTGCCGCCCGGCACGTATACCGCACGCATTGTCGCCGACGGCGCCACCATGACCGCGCCGGTGGTGGTCAAGCGCAATCCGCGCCTGCCCGATGTCACCGACGCCGACCTGCGGGCGCAGTACGCGTTCGGCAAAAAGGTGCGCGACAAGACCACAGAAGCCAACGAGGCGATCATCGCGATTCGTCGCGTGAAGTCGCAGTTGGAGCAGCGCCTGACCAAGAGCGACGACGCAGCCCTCAAGTCAACCGGCGCCACGCTCAAGACCAACGCCTCCGGCGTGGAAGAGAATGTGTACCAGGTGCGAAACCAGAGCGGTCAGGATCCGCTCAACTTCCCGATCAAGGTCAACAATCGTCTCGCCAACCTGCTCTCCATGTCTGAGCGCGGCGATGGTCCTCCGGGCACCTACATGCCCGAGATCTTCGATATCCTGTCGAAGGAATTCAAGGGATACAACGACAAGCTGCAGACCATCTGGAAGACCGACCTGGTGGCCGTGAACAAGGAACTGGCACGGCTGAAATTGCCGCCGCTGGATCCGACCTGCGCGAAGACCGATGGGTGTGTGGCGGTGCCGTAA
- a CDS encoding carboxypeptidase regulatory-like domain-containing protein, translating into MERRRAGLWILRLVACGMAVSAGVEPLAAQGSRIVSGRVLDSAGKAVPGALLATLNAKGELVAQTLAGADGAFEMPLAAGIAVDVYAMLVGLEPSPPVAVSAGTASTTITVTTSGVRAQLSGQRNRQKAICGPPRDTTSDVTRLWQEARKAIASTGLRYGRDDISATVLFFDRTTSPDGKAILSQRTRESTVSARRPFQSLPPDSVASAGYVIETETDVSYYAPDADVLLSGPFAESHCFAIAPANGAHPTWVGLTFKPKGERLGVYEIAGTMWFDHATQQLQQIAYRYTNAPVAFASAGVGGDVAFTHLQNGAWFISRWEIRMPQGQIQSNLALQHSQVRNQRQVTVESLRVAGGEVKAVSIGGAIVEVKRD; encoded by the coding sequence ATGGAGCGGCGACGTGCAGGTTTGTGGATTCTCAGGTTGGTGGCCTGCGGCATGGCGGTGTCCGCTGGCGTTGAACCGCTGGCGGCGCAGGGATCGCGCATCGTGTCAGGCCGAGTGCTCGACAGCGCGGGGAAGGCCGTTCCGGGCGCACTTCTGGCCACCTTGAACGCGAAGGGCGAGTTGGTGGCGCAGACGTTGGCCGGAGCAGATGGCGCGTTTGAGATGCCCTTGGCCGCCGGCATTGCCGTCGACGTGTATGCCATGCTGGTGGGGCTCGAGCCCTCCCCACCGGTCGCCGTCAGTGCCGGGACCGCGTCGACGACCATCACCGTTACCACCTCAGGCGTTCGCGCGCAGTTGAGCGGTCAACGCAATCGGCAGAAGGCCATCTGCGGTCCGCCGCGCGACACGACGTCGGATGTGACGCGGTTGTGGCAGGAAGCACGCAAGGCAATTGCGTCGACCGGACTTCGCTACGGCCGGGACGATATCTCGGCCACCGTGCTGTTCTTCGACCGCACCACATCGCCCGACGGAAAGGCCATCCTGAGTCAGCGCACTCGCGAGAGCACAGTTTCTGCGCGACGCCCATTCCAGAGCCTGCCTCCGGATTCGGTGGCCAGTGCGGGGTATGTCATCGAAACGGAAACCGACGTGTCGTACTATGCGCCCGATGCCGACGTGCTGCTGTCAGGACCTTTCGCCGAATCTCATTGCTTTGCCATCGCGCCGGCGAATGGTGCGCATCCGACATGGGTCGGACTCACCTTCAAGCCGAAAGGGGAACGGCTTGGCGTGTATGAGATCGCGGGGACCATGTGGTTTGATCATGCCACCCAGCAACTCCAGCAGATTGCATATCGCTACACCAACGCACCGGTGGCATTCGCGTCCGCCGGCGTCGGGGGAGATGTCGCGTTCACGCACCTGCAAAACGGCGCGTGGTTCATCAGTCGGTGGGAAATCCGGATGCCGCAGGGACAGATTCAATCGAACCTCGCCCTGCAGCACAGCCAGGTGCGCAACCAGCGTCAAGTGACGGTGGAATCGTTGCGGGTCGCGGGCGGCGAGGTGAAGGCGGTAAGCATTGGTGGAGCGATAGTTGAAGTGAAGAGAGACTGA